A region from the Branchiostoma floridae strain S238N-H82 chromosome 9, Bfl_VNyyK, whole genome shotgun sequence genome encodes:
- the LOC118422132 gene encoding gastrin-releasing peptide receptor-like produces the protein MGDADACEMDSEAPPEWTKVVVAAILTVIALTGLLGNGTVIRTVCANKNMRNIPNVFITSLAIGDFLVMLTCVPFTVAMYFLPEYEFGSVMCKLTPFMQLTSIGVSIFTLTAMSHDRYQAIVNTMNIRRSHALSRTVVAAVGIWLVSMSLGIADVIHSDVVTFTSPNSTNQSWITIKSCMPNPFELTPVYPRAQTIGQFAVLYCVPLMTIAAFYILIARHLLITSRNIPGRNSSVARQMETRKNVAKTVLILVLIFALCWLPVHVFNLWRWFALYPCYPPPDVHFYVMAVSQILMYANSCVNPFALCLSSKSFQTYFRRYLCFWCSESEKVNFTVTTAGPVRKLYSVPDNCRQIPGSMEPFQISPSPSHPTQVTRNTQYSNSRLHTMADDEVCQSSRYNIALE, from the coding sequence ATGGGAGACGCGGACGCCTGTGAGATGGACTCGGAAGCTCCTCCCGAGTGGACCAAGGTCGTCGTCGCGGCGATTTTAACCGTAATCGCCCTGACGGGACTGCTAGGGAACGGTACCGTCATTCGGACTGTTTGCGCCAACAAGAACATGAGAAACATCCCCAACGTCTTCATCACGAGTCTCGCTATCGGGGATTTCCTCGTCATGCTCACCTGCGTGCCGTTCACGGTGGCGATGTACTTTCTACCGGAGTACGAGTTCGGGAGCGTGATGTGCAAGTTGACGCCGTTCATGCAGCTGACGTCCATTGGTGTGTCCATCTTCACACTGACGGCCATGAGCCACGACCGGTATCAGGCCATCGTCAACACGATGAACATCCGGCGGAGCCACGCCCTGAGTCGCACCGTGGTGGCAGCCGTGGGCATCTGGCTGGTCAGCATGTCCCTCGGTATCGCGGACGTTATACACTCAGACGTTGTCACCTTCACGTCCCCAAATAGCACCAATCAGTCCTGGATCACGATAAAAAGTTGCATGCCGAACCCTTTTGAGCTCACGCCCGTGTACCCGCGAGCGCAGACCATCGGGCAGTTCGCGGTGCTCTACTGCGTGCCACTGATGACCATCGCGGCGTTCTACATCCTCATCGCCCGGCATCTCCTCATCACGTCCCGCAACATCCCCGGCAGGAACAGCTCCGTGGCCAGGCAGATGGAGACCAGGAAGAACGTGGCTAAAACCGTGCTGATCCTCGTCTTGATCTTCGCCCTATGCTGGCTGCCCGTGCACGTTTTCAACCTCTGGCGCTGGTTCGCGCTGTACCCCTGCTACCCTCCTCCAGATGTCCACTTCTATGTCATGGCGGTTTCCCAAATTCTCATGTACGCCAACTCCTGTGTCAACCCATTCGCGCTCTGCCTCTCCAGCAAAAGTTTCCAAACCTACTTCCGTCGGTACCTTTGTTTTTGGTGTAGCGAAAGTGAGAAGGTAAATTTCACAGTAACTACCGCAGGACCTGTTCGGAAACTGTACAGCGTGCCAGACAACTGCCGGCAGATTCCCGGCTCCATGGAACCATTTCAAATATCCCCCTCTCCGTCTCATCCAACACAAGTGACCAGAAACACTCAATACAGTAACTCCAGACTCCATACAATGGCTGATGATGAGGTGTGCCAAAGTTCCAGATACAACATCGCACTGGAATAA